From one Paenibacillus sp. FSL K6-1330 genomic stretch:
- the mciZ gene encoding Z-ring formation inhibitor MciZ encodes MKSYKGDHSIHMVGQAWQIRIMLKQWQQQWGSETKIMDIISNSSKNIYENRM; translated from the coding sequence ATGAAAAGCTACAAAGGGGATCATTCAATACATATGGTAGGACAGGCCTGGCAGATACGGATCATGCTGAAACAGTGGCAACAGCAATGGGGCTCGGAAACGAAGATTATGGATATTATTTCTAACTCTTCTAAAAATATTTACGAAAACAGGATGTGA